One region of Fragaria vesca subsp. vesca linkage group LG4, FraVesHawaii_1.0, whole genome shotgun sequence genomic DNA includes:
- the LOC101309249 gene encoding cytochrome P450 78A4-like — MDSDPLFIPIMFHSSLPALEPFAYALFFISLFALWLRPGRLAWSLCKVRACNPIPVPSGYPLIGSMSIFTASTPHRVLAKLARSLNAKPLLSLSVGFTRFVISSNPETAKEVLNSSAFANRPRNETAYELLFNRAMGFAPYGEYWRNLRRIAATHLFSPKRIAGSEGFRIEMGRKMVEEIRGLMVGNVEVEVKKVLHFASLNNVMKTVFGKCYEFGEDGGEGIELEGLVREGYELLGIFNWGNHFPLLGWLDFQGVRKRARVLVVKVEAFVGKIIEEHRVKRVRGEKLDEDCIGDFVDVLLDLEKDQNLSDSDMVAVLWEMIFRGTDTVAILLEWILARMVLHPEIQSKAQREIDSVVGSSRPVSGSDIPNLPYLQAIVKESFRVHPPGPLLSWARIAIHDVYVGESFVPAGTTAMVNMWAITHDENVWSEPEKFKPERFMESSEDVNIMGSDMRLAPFGSGRRVCPGKALGLATVQLWLAQLLQSFDWVGSDNAGVDLEECLKLSMEMKTPLVCKAIARVA; from the exons ATGGATTCTGACCCTTTATTCATCCCCATAATGTTTCACTCCTCCCTTCCCGCCTTGGAGCCATTTGCTTATGCTCTGTTTTTCATCTCCCTGTTTGCTCTCTGGCTCAGACCCGGCCGTCTCGCCTGGTCTCTCTGTAAGGTCAGAGCTTGCAACCCTATTCCCGTCCCATCCGGATACCCTCTCATTGGTTCCATGTCCATCTTCACTGCTTCTACACCTCACAGAGTTCTGGCCAAGCTCGCCAGAAGCTTGAATGCCAAACCTTTGCTGTCTCTATCGGTTGGTTTCACCCGGTTCGTGATCTCAAGCAACCCGGAGACTGCGAAAGAGGTTCTCAACAGTTCAGCTTTCGCTAACAGGCCGAGAAACGAAACTGCATACGAGCTTCTGTTTAACAGAGCCATGGGGTTTGCACCATATGGAGAGTACTGGAGAAATCTCAGGAGAATCGCAGCGACTCATTTGTTCAGTCCGAAGAGAATAGCTGGTTCGGAAGGGTTTAGGATTGAAATGGGGAGGAAAATGGTGGAGGAGATTCGGGGTTTGATGGTTGGAAATGTAGAAGTTGAGGTTAAGAAGGTGCTTCATTTCGCGTCTTTGAATAATGTGATGAAGACGGTGTTTGGTAAATGCTATGAGTTTGGGGAGGACGGTGGTGAGGGGATTGAGCTTGAAGGGTTGGTGAGGGAAGGGTATGAGTTGCTTGGGATTTTTAATTGGGGTAACCATTTTCCTTTGCTTGGGTGGTTGGATTTTCAGGGTGTGAGGAAGAGAGCTAGGGTTTTGGTCGTGAAGGTTGAAGCTTTTGTGGGTAAGATCATTGAGGAACATAGAGTGAAGAGGGTCAGAGGTGAAAAGTTAGATGAAGATTGCATTGGGGACTTTGTTGATGTTCTTCTTGATTTGGAGAAGGATCAGAACCTCAGTGACTCTGACATGGTTGCTGTTCTTTGG GAAATGATCTTCAGGGGAACTGACACAGTGGCTATTCTGCTAGAGTGGATTCTTGCAAGGATGGTTTTGCACCCTGAAATTCAATCCAAAGCGCAAAGAGAAATCGACTCTGTTGTTGGCTCATCCAGGCCTGTTTCAGGTTCTGACATACCCAACCTGCCTTACCTTCAAGCCATTGTCAAGGAGTCTTTCAGGGTTCACCCACCTGGTCCTCTACTTTCATGGGCTCGCATTGCGATCCATGATGTGTATGTAGGGGAGAGCTTTGTCCCAGCTGGGACTACAGCCATGGTAAATATGTGGGCAATCACTCATGATGAGAATGTCTGGTCTGAGCCGGAGAAGTTCAAGCCAGAGCGCTTCATGGAATCGTCTGAGGATGTGAACATCATGGGGTCTGATATGAGGTTGGCGCCTTTCGGCTCTGGAAGGAGGGTCTGCCCCGGAAAAGCTTTGGGTTTGGCCACTGTTCAGCTGTGGCTGGCTCAGTTGCTTCAGAGCTTCGACTGGGTTGGGTCTGATAATGCTGGTGTGGACTTGGAAGAGTGTTTGAAGCTGTCTATGGAGATGAAGACCCCATTGGTTTGCAAAGCTATTGCTAGGGTTGCTTAA
- the LOC101306810 gene encoding ubiquinone biosynthesis protein COQ4 homolog, mitochondrial-like gives MIGGGRVRLNRWQQAAVAVGSAVGALLDPRRADLIAALGETTGKPAFERVLQRMKSCPEGRAILLEQPRVISANVGHAWDLPANTFGAAYAKFMGSRNFSPDDRPPVRFMETDELAYVAMRAREVHDFWHTLFDLPTNLMGESALKVIEFQQMYLPMCLMSVVGGSVRFNDKQRKLFFQHYFPWAIRAGMRSTDLMCIYYEKHFHEDLEDVRRKWGITPAPAIPKQTQASAASSAPAKKLEIS, from the exons ATGATCGGAGGTGGGCGTGTACGGCTGAACCGGTGGCAGCAGGCGGCGGTGGCAGTTGGGTCGGCGGTGGGGGCATTGCTGGACCCAAGAAGAGCTGACCTGATAGCGGCTCTGGGGGAGACGACTGGGAAACCGGCATTCGAAAGAGTTCTTCAGAGAATGAAGAGTTGCCCTGAAGGCAGA GCCATACTGTTGGAGCAACCCCGTGTTATATCTGCAAATGTGGGTCATGCATGGGATCTTCCAGCAAATACATTTGGTGCTGCCTATGCAAAGTTCATGGGATCTAGGAACTTCTCTCCAGATGATCGACCACCAGTGCGTTTCATGGAAACAGATGAACTTGCATATGTGGCCATGAGGGCTCGTGAGGTGCACGACTTCTGGCACACCCTTTTTGACCTTCCGACGAATTTGATGGGTGAGTCAGCACTCAAAGTAATTGAGTTTCAGCAAATGTACCTTCCCATGTGCTTGATGTCCGTTGTAGGAGGCTCAGTGAGATTCAATGATAAGCAGAGAAAATTGTTCTTCCAGCACTACTTTCCTTGGGCCATTCGAGCTGGTATGCGGTCAACAGATCTCATGTGTATATACTATGAGAAACACTTCCATGAGGATTTGGAGGATGTTCGGAGAAAGTGGGGTATAACTCCTGCTCCTGCTATTCCTAAACAAACCCAGGCATCAGCAGCCTCATCTGCTCCAGCAAAGAAACTGGAGATTTCTTGA
- the LOC101307108 gene encoding protein SPIRAL1-like 1-like isoform 2, translating into MGRGVSSGGGQSSLDYLFGSGEAPKPRTNNVQAAPKEVQAVNEPTPKPTASPPPPKPEPVDITKQIPAGIHSTSTNNYLRADGQNTGNFITDRPSTKVHSAPGGGSSLGYLFGGPAGN; encoded by the exons ATGGGTCGTGGAGTCAGCAGCGGTGGGGGTCAGAGTTCCTTGGACTATCTTTTTGGGAGTGGAGAGGCTCCAAAGCCAAGAACAAACAATGTCCAAGCTGCCCCAAAGGAAGTGCAGGCTGTGAATGAACCTACTCCCAAACCAACGGCTTCTCCTCCCCCTCCCAAACCTGAACCAGTAGATATCACCAAGCAGATTCCTGCTGGTATCCATAGTACTTCTACAAATAACTACTTGCGTGCAGATGGCCAAAACACTGGAAACTTCATTACG GATCGACCCTCTACTAAGGTCCACTCTGCCCCAGGTGGTGGATCTTCTTTGGGTTATCTCTTTGGTGGACCAGCTGGAAACTGA
- the LOC101307108 gene encoding protein SPIRAL1-like 1-like isoform 1 yields the protein MYMMVYLKRSMDNFVYFPKYAFQAFLLVTDSLKNMGRGVSSGGGQSSLDYLFGSGEAPKPRTNNVQAAPKEVQAVNEPTPKPTASPPPPKPEPVDITKQIPAGIHSTSTNNYLRADGQNTGNFITDRPSTKVHSAPGGGSSLGYLFGGPAGN from the exons ATGTACATGATGGTGTATTTGAAGCGTAGCATGGACAATTTTGTTTATTTTCCTAAATATGCATTCCAAGCATTTCTGCTTGTAACAGATTCGTTGAAGAATATGGGTCGTGGAGTCAGCAGCGGTGGGGGTCAGAGTTCCTTGGACTATCTTTTTGGGAGTGGAGAGGCTCCAAAGCCAAGAACAAACAATGTCCAAGCTGCCCCAAAGGAAGTGCAGGCTGTGAATGAACCTACTCCCAAACCAACGGCTTCTCCTCCCCCTCCCAAACCTGAACCAGTAGATATCACCAAGCAGATTCCTGCTGGTATCCATAGTACTTCTACAAATAACTACTTGCGTGCAGATGGCCAAAACACTGGAAACTTCATTACG GATCGACCCTCTACTAAGGTCCACTCTGCCCCAGGTGGTGGATCTTCTTTGGGTTATCTCTTTGGTGGACCAGCTGGAAACTGA
- the LOC101307581 gene encoding putative methylesterase 13, chloroplastic-like, whose product MGNSMTCFSPAPTKLSTNLSRRPSKRSPYSSPFFGSSASTRRTKGSPKKVQTLEDDLILQQQAIEAVLLFQNHQKNNGSLPQTFNRSTSVVFPAPSGPKKNQGFTKSSSSRQPLGSDTLFQPLELVDKQDVKIEGLETNHFVLVHGGGFGAWCWYKTMTLLEESGFKVDAVDLTGSGIHSFDTNSITSLAQYVKPLTEILENLDEGKKVILAGHDFGGTCISYAMELFPSKIAKAIFISAAMLTSGQSTLNLFAQQTSSNDLMRQAQVFLYANGKDQPPTAIGLGKKFTEDLLFNQSPAKDVALASVSMRPIPFAPVTEKLSLSDKNYGSVRRFFIVTQEDHAISVALQEAMLESNPPEQFYRLKGSDHAPFFSRPQALHRILVEISQVPPI is encoded by the exons ATGGGGAACTCAATGACATGCTTCTCCCCAGCACCAACGAAGCTGAGCACCAACTTGTCAAGAAGACCCTCCAAGAGGTCACCCTACTCTTCACCTTTCTTTGGCTCCTCAGCCAGTACTAGAAGAACAAAGGGCTCCCCCAAAAAGGTACAGACCCTTGAAGATGATCTGATCCTTCAGCAACAAGCTATCGAGGCAGTTCTGCTGTTCCAGAACCACCAGAAGAACAATGGTTCATTACCGCAGACCTTCAACCGCTCCACCTCCGTGGTGTTTCCGGCTCCTTCTGGACCAAAGAAGAATCAGGGCTTTACTAAAAGCTCCAGCTCCAGGCAGCCTTTGGGTTCTGATACTCTCTTTCAGCCTCTTGAGCTTGTTGACAAGCAG GATGTGAAGATTGAAGGTCTGGAAACGAATCATTTCGTACTTGTTCATGGAGGTGGGTTTGGTGCTTGGTGCTGGTATAAAACAATGACACTTCTGGAAGAAAGTGGGTTCAAAGTTGATGCAGTCGACTTAACTGGTTCTGGAATCCACTCATTCGATACAAACAGCATTACTAGTCTTGCACAATACGTGAAGCCACTTACTGAAATCCTTGAAAATCTAGACGAGGGCAAAAAG GTCATTTTGGCTGGACATGATTTTGGTGGTACGTGTATCTCATATGCAATGGAGTTGTTTCCGTCTAAAATTGCAAAGGCCATCTTCATATCTGCAGCAATGTTAACCAGTGGGCAGAGTACTCTTAATCTGTTTGCTCAACAG ACAAGCTCGAATGATCTGATGCGACAGGCTCAGGTATTCTTGTATGCAAATGGGAAGGATCAGCCTCCTACAGCTATTGGTCTCGGCAAAAAATTTACTGAAGACTTGTTGTTCAATCAAAGTCCAGCAAAG GATGTTGCATTAGCATCAGTATCAATGAGGCCAATCCCTTTTGCACCAGTCACTGAGAAGCTCTCTCTTTCTGACAAGAATTACGGATCTGTTAGGCGGTTTTTCATAGTCACACAAGAAGATCATGCCATAAGTGTTGCACTACAGGAGGCAATGTTAGAATCAAATCCGCCGGAACAGTTTTATCGACTAAAAGGCTCTGATCATGCACCTTTTTTCTCAAGGCCTCAGGCTTTGCATAGGATATTAGTAGAGATATCCCAGGTTCCACCTATCTGA
- the LOC101307880 gene encoding ATP-dependent RNA helicase DHX8-like: MAHGRLNNSANGQKRSFSDENRKPDDFAKKQKLTQHRKSLPIASVEKRLVEEVRKHDTLIIVGETGSGKTTQLPQFLYNAGFCGYGKVIGVTQPRRVAAMTVAKRVAEECGVALGEKVGYSVRFDDVTSSSTRIKYMTDGLLLREALLDPYLSKYSVVIVDEAHERTVQTDVLLGLLKNVQNARAKVVNNHLDTKNKKTSNDMQLDKENGSQTFSFLKQCQGKNPLKLIIMSASLDARIFSEYFGGARAVHIQGRQFPVDIYYTHHNVQDYLDAALTAIFQIHMEEDPGDVLVFLTGQEEIESVQRLVKERLKQLPETSQKLVAVPIFSSLPSEQQMQVFAPAPDGFRKVILATNIAETSVTIPGIKYVIDPGFVKARTYDPNKGLSSLNVIPISKAQALQRSGRAGRERSGKCFRLYPENQFEKLEDSTKPEIKRCDLASIILQLKVLGVDDVIGFDFIDKPSRSAIVKSLEQLYVLGALTDECKLSEVGRQMASLPLDPIYSKALIRASETEFNCLEEMLITVAMLSVESIFFAPREKLNEARIAMKCFASPDGDHLTLVNVYRAFSEFSEKRSDLSKEKHEKSIRKWCKDNFINSRSLKHARDIHSQIRGNVEQMGLHVASCGDDMLPFRRCLAASFFLNAALKQPEGTYRALANGQVVRIHPSSVLFHEKPECVVFNELVETNHKYIRNTTRIDYLWLHELAPHFYAMQN, translated from the exons ATGGCTCACGGACGGCTCAACAACTCCGCCAACGGCCAAAAACGCAGCTTCTCCGACGAGAATCGTAAACCCGACGACTTCGCCAA GAAGCAGAAGCTTACGCAGCACAGGAAGTCTCTGCCGATCGCTTCTG TTGAGAAGCGTCTCGTAGAGGAGGTACGAAAGCATGACACTTTGATTATTGTTGGTGAAACCGGAAGCGGAAAAACAACGC AATTACCGCAGTTTTTGTACAATGCTGGATTTTGTGGGTATGGGAAAGTCATTGGGGTGACTCAACCTAGGCGTGTGGCTGCTATGACTGTGGCAAAGCGGGTGGCTGAGGAATGCGGTGTTGCTTTGGGTGAAAAGGTTGGTTATTCTGTGAGATTTGATGATGTGACCTCTAGTTCAACGAGGATCAAGTATATGACAGATGGATTGCTACTGAG GGAAGCATTATTGGATCCATATCTATCTAAGTATTCAGTTGTCATTGTCGATGAAGCTCACGAGAGAACTGTCCAGACTGATGTCTTACTCGGCTTGCTTAAAAATGTACAAAATGCAAGGGCAAAAGTTGTGAATAACCACCTAGATACAAAAAACAAGAAAACAAGTAATGACATGCAGTTGGATAAAGAAAATGGTTCCCAGACTTTTAGTTTCTTGAAGCAATGCCAAGGAAAGAATCCATTGAAGTTAATTATCATGTCTGCTAGTTTGGATGCACGAATTTTCTCCGAGTACTTTGGTGGTGCAAGAGCTGTTCACATCCAAGGTCGACAATTTCCTGTCGATATATATTATACTCATCATAATGTACAAGATTATCTAGATGCAGCGTTAACTGCCATATTTCAG ATTCATATGGAGGAGGACCCTGGTGATGTACTTGTATTTTTGACTGGTCAAGAAGAAATTGAATCTGTACAGAGACTTGTCAAAGAGAGACTTAAACAGTTACCTGAAACAAGTCAAAAACTAGTAGCTGTTCCTATATTCTCATCTCTTCCATCAGAACAGCAAATGCAAGTGTTTGCACCAGCTCCTGATGGATTTCGTAAG GTAATATTGGCAACGAATATCGCTGAGACATCTGTCACAATACCTGGAATCAAGTATGTTATAGATCCTGGGTTCGTAAAAGCACGTACCTATGATCCGAATAAAGGGTTATCAAGTTTGAATGTTATTCCAATTTCAAAAGCGCAGGCTCTTCAGAGGAG TGGGCGTGCAGGGAGAGAGAGATCAGGGAAGTGCTTCCGCCTCTACCCAGAAAATCAATTTGAGAAACTTGAGGATTCAACAAAGCCAGAGATCAAGCGGTGCGACCTCGCTAGTATAATTCTGCAACTTAAGGTTCTGGGCGTTGATGATGTCATTGGGTTCGACTTCATAGATAAACCTTCAAG GTCGGCTATTGTCAAATCACTGGAGCAATTGTATGTGCTAGGTGCTTTAACAGATGAGTGCAAACTGTCAGAAGTTGGACGTCAAATGGCAAGCCTTCCGCTAGACCCTATTTACTCAAAAGCTCTAATCCGAGCAAGTGAAACTGAATTCAATTGCCTTGAAGAGATGTTGATAACTGTTGCAATGCTCTCAGTCGAGTCTATATTTTTCGCTCCCCGTGAGAAATTAAACGAG GCCAGAATTGCCATGAAGTGCTTTGCAAGTCCAGATGGGGACCACCTCACTTTGGTTAATGTATATCGAGCGTTTAGTGAGTTCTCAGAGAAGAGATCAGATCTCAGTAAAGAGAAACATGAAAAAAGTATCAGGAAATGGTGCAAGGACAATTTCATTAATAGTCGCTCCCTGAAGCATGCTCGTGACATACATAG CCAAATCCGAGGAAATGTTGAACAAATGGGTCTTCATGTAGCTTCCTGCGGGGATGACATGCTTCCGTTTCGAAGATGTCTTGCTGCCTCTTTCTTCCTCAATGCAGCATTAAAACAGCCTGAGGGAACATACAG GGCTTTAGCAAATGGTCAGGTGGTTCGGATCCATCCTTCGTCTGTGTTGTTCCATGAGAAACCAGAGTGTGTAGTATTTAATGAATTAGTCGAAACTAATCATAAATACATCCGCAACACAACTAGAATCGATTATTTGTGGTTACATGAGCTTGCTCCTCATTTCTATGCCATGCAGAATTGA
- the LOC101309829 gene encoding cell division control protein 48 homolog B-like: METHSSSINTATNDGGEWRAEKAIGGNAEALQALRELIVYPLLFSRQAKKLGLKWPRGLLLYGPPGTGKTSLVRAVVQECGAHLVPISPHTVHRAYTGESELALREAFAEAASHTLSGKPSVVFIDEIDALCPRRDSRREQDVRIAAQLRLLMESKSSSTSVPQVVVVASTNRVEAVDPALRRSGRFDAEIEVTTPTEDERFQILKLYTRKVSLDPDVDLRALAAKCNGFAGADLEALCREAAMSAMRRYQDADKDADLLSLAKEDWDNAKSVVNASITRGVTVEIPKVTWEDIGGLKDLKIKLQQAVEWPIKYSAEFSRLGISPIRGILLYGPPGCSKTTLAKAAANAAQASFFSLSGAELFSMYVGEGEALLRNTFRRARLAAPSIIFFDEADVVAAKRGGSSSNSSTVGERLLSTLLTEMDGLEEAKGVFVLAATNRPHAIDAALVRPGRFDLVLFVQPPDLEGRKQILSVLTREIKLGDDVDLKRIAEETEHFTGAELKGLCKEAGIVALREDICASVVCHRHFQTAKDSLKPALTKADVDSYRAFAAA; the protein is encoded by the exons ATGGAAACCCACAGCTCCTCCATCAACACCGCCACCAACGACGGCGGCGAATGGAGAGCCGAGAAAGCTATAGGCGGCAACGCGGAGGCTCTCCAAGCTCTCAGAGAACTCATCGTCTACCCTCTCCTCTTTTCTCGCCAAGCCAAAAAGCTCGGTCTCAAA TGGCCTCGGGGTTTGCTTCTCTACGGTCCTCCCGGCACCGGAAAG ACAAGCTTGGTCCGGGCCGTGGTTCAGGAATGTGGTGCGCATTTGGTCCCAATCAG TCCGCACACTGTTCACAGAGCCTATACAGGAGAGAGTGAGCTGGCACTGCGAGAGGCTTTTGCGGAGGCCGCGTCACATACCTTGTCAGGGAAGCCATCGGTTGTGTTTATAGATGAAATTGATGCACTCTGTCCTCGCCGTGATTCTAG AAGAGAGCAAGATGTTCGTATAGCTGCTCAACTACGTTTACTGATGGAGTCAAAGTCTTCATCAACATCTGTACCACAAGTTGTCGTTGTTGCCTCCACTAATAG AGTGGAGGCAGTAGACCCAGCACTAAGAAGGTCTGGGCGTTTTGATGCTGAAATTGAAGTTACTACACCTACTGAAGACGAACGTTTTCAAATTCTCAAG CTCTACACAAGAAAGGTTTCGTTGGATCCTGATGTTGACCTACGAGCCTTAGCTGCAAAATGCAATGGATTTGCCGGGGCTGACCTGGAAGCTTTATGTCGTGAGGCTGCCATGTCTGCGATGAGGAGGTATCAAGATGCAGACAAAGATGCTGATTTGCTAAGCTTAGCAAAAGAAGACTGGGATAATGCAAAGTCTGTGGTTAATGCAAGTATAACAAGAGGTGTCACAGTGGAAATCCCCAAAGTGACATGGGAAGATATTGGAGGCTTGAAAGATTTAAAG ATAAAGCTCCAGCAAGCTGTTGAGTGGCCTATTAAATATTCTGCGGAGTTCTCAAGGCTGGGAATATCTCCTATACGTGGAATTCTTCTTTATGGTCCACCAGGATGTTCAAAAACCACCCTTGCTAAAGCTGCTGCAAATGCTGCCCAAGCTTCTTTTTTTTCTTTGAG TGGTGCAGAATTGTTTTCAATGTATGTTGGAGAGGGTGAAGCTCTGCTGCGCAATACCTTTCGGAGAGCTCGCCTTGCAGCACCCAGCATAATATTCTTTGATGAGGCCGATGTTGTTGCAGCCAAACG GGGTGGGAGTTCAAGCAACAGCAGCACTGTTGGAGAGAGGCTTCTATCTACTTTGCTTACTGAAATGGATGGTTTGGAAGAGGCTAAG GGAGTTTTTGTCTTGGCTGCTACAAATCGTCCTCATGCAATTGATGCTGCATTAGTTCGACCGGGACGCTTTGATTTG GTGCTCTTTGTACAACCACCGGATTTAGAAGGTCGGAAGCAGATCCTTAGTGTACTCACTCGTGAGATAAAATTAGGAGATGACGTTGATCTCAAACGAATAGCAGAAGAAACGGAGCACTTCACTGGAGCTGAGCTGAAGGGTCTGTGCAAGGAAGCCGGAATAGTAGCTCTGAGAGAAGACATATGTGCCAGTGTTGTGTGTCATCGTCATTTCCAGACTGCAAAGGACTCTTTGAAGCCAGCATTGACCAAAGCAGATGTCGACTCATATAGGGCTTTTGCCGCTGCGTGA
- the LOC101310118 gene encoding asparagine synthetase domain-containing protein 1-like — MCGIALIIYGVRFDVSSLLLGTTLPVTNSDQLQFTTADLAAALRRRGPDSLGTKKLLLHSSGSKVASFIDGGEEELPCMDFFGATLQLRGVNPVAQPLVDLNKNVMVYNGEIFGGIEIGGEENDGEVLMRSLGECGGSVPNVVSRIKGPWALIYWQESTRTLWFGRDAFGRRSLLVHWPTVEDSRFLLSSVSPVASNERSSAENGTTKRDFWEELPCGIYSVTIDAPDCDGFLVGEVKKHEWTNAMLEELIKWERTSIEPKPEELHISHCETVRGQPEELLASDVMPMPSKSGNIQASISVPAETVLIALRESVLWRSSLHRIFQAGMDDVEKNLVPVAVLFSGGLDSMIIAALLHECLDPSYEIDLLNVSFDGQSAPDRISAKAGVSELRRIAPLRKWKLVEIDADLSNLTFESKRVLSLINPANTYMDLNIGIALWLAAGGDGWVYEENSKYNDENCRGVRYKSNARIVLVGSGADEQCAGYGRHRTKYRSGSWLRLHEEMKLDMQRIWKRNLGRDDRCIADTGKEARFPFLDEDVIRTLLGIPLWEITNLDQPSGIGDKKILREVAELLGLHEAATLPKRAIQFGTRIARESNRKNFGSNRAANQASAGSAVIHK, encoded by the exons ATGTGCGGAATCGCTCTGATCATCTACGGCGTTCGCTTCGACGTATCGTCTCTGCTTCTCGGCACCACACTTCCGGTCACCAACTCCGACCAA CTACAGTTCACTACCGCCGACCTCGCCGCCGCTCTGCGACGGCGGGGCCCAGATAGCCTCGGCACCAAGAAGCTTCTTCTTCATTCGTCAGGCTCCAAAGTCGCGTCCTTTATTGATGGAGGAGAGGAGGAGTTACCTTGTATGGACTTTTTTGGCGCCACTTTGCAGCTCAGGGGAGTAAACCCAGTAGCTCAGCCATTGGTGGATTTGAATAAGAATGTTATGGTTTATAATG GTGAAATCTTTGGGGGAATTGAGATTGGTGGTGAGGAAAATGATGGTGAAGTTCTTATGAGGTCGCTGGGAGAGTGTGGAGGTTCTGTGCCGAATGTTGTTTCTAGGATCAAGGGACCTTGGGCTCTCATCTATTGGCAG GAAAGTACCAGAACATTATGGTTTGGGAGAGATGCATTTGGTCGCCGGAGTCTGCTTGTTCACTGGCCGACAGTGGAGGACTCCCGGTTTTTGTTATCGTCGGTATCGCCTGTTGCTTCAAATGAGCGTTCTTCTG CTGAAAATGGAACTACCAAGCGTGATTTTTGGGAAGAGCTCCCGTGTGGAATATACAGTGTAACCATAGATGCTCCTGATTGTGATGGGTTTTTGGTTGGTGAAGTGAAAAAGCATGAATGGACTAATGCCATGCTAGAAGAACTGATAAAATGGGAGAGAACATCTATTGAACCCAAACCTGAAGAGTTGCATATTTCACATTGCGAGACTGTAAGAGGGCAACCTGAAGAGTTACTTGCTTCAGATGTAATGCCAATGCCATCTAAATCAG GCAATATACAAGCTTCAATATCAGTGCCAGCAGAGACTGTGCTGATTGCTTTAAGGGAGTCAGTTTTGTGGCGATCTTCACTGCACAGAATTTTTCAG GCAGGTATGGATGATGTGGAAAAGAATCTTGTACCGGTGGCAGTTCTTTTTTCTGGTGGATTGGATTCTATGATAATTGCAGCATTGTTGCATGAGTGCCTAGATCCAAGCT ATGAGATTGATCTACTTAATGTGAGCTTTGATGGTCAGTCTGCGCCAGATAGGATCTCTGCCAAGGCAGGAGTAAGCGAACTGAGAAGAATTGCACCTTTAAGAAA GTGGAAGCTTGTGGAAATTGATGCTGATTTATCAAATTTGACCTTTGAATCAAAGCGTGTATTGTCTCTCATAAACCCTGCCAACACCTATATG GACCTAAATATAGGAATTGCTTTATGGCTGGCAGCTGGTGGTGATGGATGGGTGTATGAGGAAAATAGCAAATATAATGATGAGAATTGTCGAGGTGTTAGATACAAGTCAAATGCTAGGATTGTCCTTGTTGGTTCAGGTGCAGATGAGCAATGTGCTGGCTATGGTAGGCACAGAACAAAATATAGAAGTGGCAG TTGGCTGCGGCTGCATGAGGAAATGAAACTGGATATGCAAAGAATATGGAAAAGAAACCTTGGTAGAGATGATAGATGCATTGCTGACACTGGCAAGGAG GCAAGGTTTCCTTTCTTGGATGAAGATGTTATACGAACTTTATTGGGGATTCCTCTCTGGGAGATTACCAACCTTGATCAACCAAGTGGAATAGGAGATAAGAAGATTCTGAGAGAG GTTGCGGAATTGCTTGGTTTACATGAAGCTGCTACTCTGCCTAAACGAGCTATCCAG TTTGGTACTAGAATTGCAAGGGAATCCAATAGAAAGAATTTCGGAAGTAACCGTGCAGCAAATCAGGCATCTGCGGGAAGTGCAGTGATTCACAAGTAG